GGCCCTGCAGCATCACGGTCGGGGCATTCTCGGCGCCGGCAGAAGCGGGCTTGCGAATGATGACGTTGTAGACCTCGTCCTGATACGCATCGAGGCCGCGCTCCTTGGCAAACGCGACCAGGAAATCGCTGATGCCCTTCTCATTGCCAGACCCACGGGGGATCGCGCTGACCTCCTCAAAGAAATGGAACAGCTGGGCGGGCTCATAGCCGGTGATCTTGTAGTCCATGGTGCCTCCTTGGCGCAACTGGTTAGACAGTAAGACATGCGACTTGTATATTCCCAGACTTTGCGTGCATAAACCAGTCGAAAACGCCGAGCGCCCTTGCATCATCGGCTAACGGCGGGGAAACGCCACTTTATTAAGATAAAGCAGGCTAGACGGGTCGTGCAGAGGGAACGTTGGACTCCCCAACCAACCTCAACGCCTGTTGAACATTAATGCATACACCATTGGTATGTTTAATAAGATTCTTGTCCTCCGTCACGACGTAATCGGCATCAATGCGATTGGCGACGCCCAGCATCAGGTCGTCCTCAAAGTCATTGTGGTGGTACTTGAACACAAAGGAGTCGAAGACCTCGTCTGCACCGACCGGGGCGATGAGGGCTAGCTCGCGCATCTGTCGAACGCATGCCCAGGCCGTTTCGTCTGCCGCCGCAATGGCGTTATCGCTCAGTGAGCCAGTCTTTCTTCGGCACTCCTGCTTGATTGCCGCCGAGACAAGATATGAAACGTCTTTGACCGAAAGCGACGAGGCAAACAGGGCAATCCGCTCCGAGGCGTCGGCAATCTCGATCAGATGGACGACATTTGCCGTACGGTCGGACCTGCCAGAAAAATAATCCATCCATACGTTGGTATCGATTAACAGCTTGAGAACGCCTTCTGTGCTCATAGTTCCACCCACTCGGGATAGCGCTCCGCCATGGCCTCCTCATAGAGGTCGTCATAGTCTCCCGAGAACTCAGGGATGGGGATGCCGTATTTGAGGCACGAATCACGAACGATATGGCTGCCTTGCGCGGCCCTTGACTCCATGCGCCGGGGCTCCACTCCGTCAGAAACCGGAGCCGCCGCGTCTCCCTTCGAGGGCATGCGTCCGTTAACGACCAGATACTCCCAAAGTGTCCGAACGGCTTGTGACGGCGTCATGCCAATATGAGTCAGGACGGCGTCTCCCGCCTCTTTGAGCTGGCGATCTATACGCACGTTCATCTGAACTGGCCGCGTGTCGAGTATTGACGTAGGCATATCAGCTCCTTTGCTATACTATATCCCGATTTTAGTATAGCACGGCAGATTGAAGCGCATTTCAATAGAAATGAGGGCGCTTCTTTATCGGAAACGCCCCCGTTATACAAGGTATGTTTAATCCCTACAGCGCGCCGGAACCGGCTTGCATCATGCCGCCGGGGCCCGAGGTCACGCCGCCGCTCACGGGCGCGGCGTTGCCAGTGTGCGGTGCCGCCGGGGCGGTATCACCACCGAGCGTGCCCGCCGGACGCGGTGCCGGGATCTCGCCCGTGCCGTGGCTAAAGACAAACTTGCCATCGGCCACGTCGCACAGGACGGTATCGCCCTCGCCCCACTCACCGGCCAGAAGCTCCTCGGACAGCGGGTCCTCGATGAGCTTTTGAATAGCACGGCGCAGCGGACGCGCACCGTTGGTGAGGTCGGTGCCCTCGGCCACGATCTTGTCATAGGCCGCATCGGTGAGCTTGATGTTCATGCCGTTGGCAATCAAACGCTGACGCAGGTCGTCCACCAGCAGGTGCGCGATCTTGGTCAGGTTCTCACCCGAAAGCTTCTGGAACACCACGATGTCGTCGATGCGGTTGAGCAGCTCGGGGCGGAACAGGCGCTTGAGCTCGCCCATCGCGCGGCCGCGGATCTCACTCGACGTGAGACCCTGCTCGCCGGTGGTGCCAAAGCCAACGCTTGCATCCTGCGCAATCTCGCGGGCGCCCACGTTGGACGTCATGATGATCACGGTGTTGCGGAAGTCGACCGTCTTGCCCTGGCTATCGGTCAGACGACCCTCCTCCAGCACCTGCAGCAGGATGTTGAAGATATCGGGGTGCGCCTTCTCGATCTCGTCGAACAGCACGACCGAGTACGGGTGGCGACGAACGGCCTTGGTGAGCTGGCCGCCCTCGTCGTGACCGACGTAACCCGGAGGGCTACCGATGAGCTTGGAGACCTCGAACTCACTGCCAAACTCCGACATGTCGAAGCTGATGAGCGCGTCCTTGCTGCCAAAGAGATACTCGGCGAGCGTCTTGGCGAGCTCGGTCTTGCCCGTGCCGGTGGGACCCAGGAAGATAAAGCTGCCGCCGGGGCGACGCGGGTCCTTGAGCGGCGAACGGCTGCGGCGCACGGCCTTGGCGACGGCCTCGACAGCCTCATCCTGACCGATGATGCGTGTCTTGAGCACGCTTTCGGCCTGCAGCAGGCGACGGCTCTCGCTCTCGGTAAGCGAGGACACCGGCACGCCCGAGGTCACGGACACGATATCGGCGATCTGGGAGACATCGATGGTGAGCGGGCTGGCGTCGAGCTCGGCCGTCCAGGCAGCCTTGGCCTCGGCGAGTTCAATCTCGGCAGCCTTCTGCTGCTCAGTGATCTCGGCAGCCTTGTTCATGTCGTCGCTCTCGGTGGCCTCCTGCGCGGCGGCCTTGAGCTCCTCGATGCGATGCTCGGCCTCGCGCACCGGCTCGGGCGCGCGATTCGCGGCGATGCGAGCGCGGGCACCGGCCTCGTCGATGAGGTCGATTGCCTTATCGGGCAGGAAGCGATCCTGGATGTAACGGTTGGAGAGGTTCGCGGCGGCCTCGATAGCACCCTGCGTATAGCGCACATGGTGGTGCTCCTCGTAGCGCGGCTTGAGCGCGGTCAGGATCTTGACCGTGTCCTCGACGCTCGGCTCCTCGACATCGATGGTCTGGAAGCGACGCTCGAAGGCCGGGTCCTTGGTGAGGTACTTGCGAAACTCCTCGGCCGTGGTGGCACCGATGATCTGGAAAGCACCGCGCGCGAGCACCGGCTTGAGCATGGAGCTCGCGTCGATGGAGCCCTCGGCGGAACCGGCACCGATGATGGTGTGCATCTCATCGATAAACAGGATGACGTCGTCGGCCTCGGTTGCCTCCTGGATTACGTTCTTGAGGCGCTCCTCAAACTCGCCGCGATACTTGGCGCCCGCCACGAGGCCCGGCAGGTCGAGCGTCCAGATATTCTGGTTCATGAGGTTCTCGGGCACGTTGCCGGCTGCAATCTGCTGGGCCAGACCCTCGACGATGGCCGTCTTGCCCACGCCGGGGTCGCCCAGAATGAGCGGGTTGTTCTTGGTGCGACGCGAAAGAATTTCCATCATACGCTGGACTTCCTTTTCGCGGCCGATCACCGGATCGAGTTCGCCGTCGCGCGCCTTCTGCGTAAGGTTGGTCGCGAACTGCTTAAGTGTATCGGTACCGCTCCCCTTTTGCTGGGAGGTATCCGAGCCGCTAAAGAACGGCAGGCCCGTACCGGGACGACCAGCACCGGCGCCAGCGAGCGGACGCTTCTTATCCTGGTCCTTGGCGGTGAGCTTCTCGATAGCCTTTTTGATGGAGGCGGACGACACACCCAGGCGCATGAGGATGTCCATGGCCATGCCGTTGCCCTCTTCGACGATGCCGATCAGCAAGTGCTCGGTCGACACGTAGGTCTGGTTGTTCTCACGCGCCACGCGGAATGAACGCTCCATCACGCTAATGACGAGCGGCGTAAAGGCGAGCTTGGCCGCCTCGGTCTCCTCGCTGGGCTCGGGAACCGTGGTCTGGACCTCTTTGAGAGTATCCATGATGTCATCGTAGGAGATGTCGAGCGAACGCAGTGCCTCGGCGGCAATGCCCTCGTCCTCCTTAGCGAGTGCGAGCAGCAGGTGCTCGGTACCCACCTTATTTGAGTGAAGATCGAGCGCTTCTTGCTTGGCCATGGACATGACCTTGCGCGCGCGATCGGTAAAACGGTCTAACATGCTAGTTCCTCTTAGACGAGCTAGTTTTTTCAAACGCAAAGCGCCGCCCCGCGGCAGCGCTTTGGTCTCTTTACCCATATGGAGTATATGTTAACCGTTGGGACCTTTCCCACCCGTAGCCGCGCGACAACGTCTACAAAAAAGGAATTGCTCGGGTCCGTTTGGCGGTTTGGTTTTGAGCTGCTGTCTAGCAGGCGGGCTCGGCGTCCATG
The DNA window shown above is from Collinsella aerofaciens and carries:
- a CDS encoding PIN domain-containing protein; the encoded protein is MSTEGVLKLLIDTNVWMDYFSGRSDRTANVVHLIEIADASERIALFASSLSVKDVSYLVSAAIKQECRRKTGSLSDNAIAAADETAWACVRQMRELALIAPVGADEVFDSFVFKYHHNDFEDDLMLGVANRIDADYVVTEDKNLIKHTNGVCINVQQALRLVGESNVPSARPV
- a CDS encoding type II toxin-antitoxin system RelB/DinJ family antitoxin, with product MPTSILDTRPVQMNVRIDRQLKEAGDAVLTHIGMTPSQAVRTLWEYLVVNGRMPSKGDAAAPVSDGVEPRRMESRAAQGSHIVRDSCLKYGIPIPEFSGDYDDLYEEAMAERYPEWVEL
- a CDS encoding ATP-dependent Clp protease ATP-binding subunit, whose translation is MLDRFTDRARKVMSMAKQEALDLHSNKVGTEHLLLALAKEDEGIAAEALRSLDISYDDIMDTLKEVQTTVPEPSEETEAAKLAFTPLVISVMERSFRVARENNQTYVSTEHLLIGIVEEGNGMAMDILMRLGVSSASIKKAIEKLTAKDQDKKRPLAGAGAGRPGTGLPFFSGSDTSQQKGSGTDTLKQFATNLTQKARDGELDPVIGREKEVQRMMEILSRRTKNNPLILGDPGVGKTAIVEGLAQQIAAGNVPENLMNQNIWTLDLPGLVAGAKYRGEFEERLKNVIQEATEADDVILFIDEMHTIIGAGSAEGSIDASSMLKPVLARGAFQIIGATTAEEFRKYLTKDPAFERRFQTIDVEEPSVEDTVKILTALKPRYEEHHHVRYTQGAIEAAANLSNRYIQDRFLPDKAIDLIDEAGARARIAANRAPEPVREAEHRIEELKAAAQEATESDDMNKAAEITEQQKAAEIELAEAKAAWTAELDASPLTIDVSQIADIVSVTSGVPVSSLTESESRRLLQAESVLKTRIIGQDEAVEAVAKAVRRSRSPLKDPRRPGGSFIFLGPTGTGKTELAKTLAEYLFGSKDALISFDMSEFGSEFEVSKLIGSPPGYVGHDEGGQLTKAVRRHPYSVVLFDEIEKAHPDIFNILLQVLEEGRLTDSQGKTVDFRNTVIIMTSNVGAREIAQDASVGFGTTGEQGLTSSEIRGRAMGELKRLFRPELLNRIDDIVVFQKLSGENLTKIAHLLVDDLRQRLIANGMNIKLTDAAYDKIVAEGTDLTNGARPLRRAIQKLIEDPLSEELLAGEWGEGDTVLCDVADGKFVFSHGTGEIPAPRPAGTLGGDTAPAAPHTGNAAPVSGGVTSGPGGMMQAGSGAL